One Bradyrhizobium zhanjiangense DNA segment encodes these proteins:
- a CDS encoding cold-shock protein, translating into MSQRPRISICEAHSCGCIGHEIGGEADVFVQFRTVEKAGYTALAEGARVSFERKTGS; encoded by the coding sequence ATGTCACAACGACCGCGGATATCCATCTGCGAAGCCCATTCATGCGGGTGCATTGGCCATGAGATAGGTGGCGAAGCTGACGTATTTGTTCAGTTTAGGACAGTCGAGAAGGCGGGCTACACCGCTCTTGCTGAGGGGGCCCGGGTCAGCTTCGAGCGCAAGACGGGCAGCTAG
- a CDS encoding RNaseH domain-containing protein, whose product MKTDVATGRISGRLGFLRNGAVDTGKFEALSKTLTAVASAGITSLGEKQPERRENFLSFVRRVVDEFAAEDANALVLVDSTSARSLWSWLSHENISSDIYLEDVAAAPPSLWKKLRFVRVREGSAGRLSVLTERKWTPVTREGLPVAADPVEEVYTTAAERLIESLPEGNARARHYLTAHGFDVRNRGARRQSV is encoded by the coding sequence ATGAAGACCGATGTCGCCACAGGCCGCATATCGGGGAGGCTCGGATTTCTGCGCAACGGCGCGGTGGATACCGGTAAGTTCGAAGCTCTCTCGAAGACGCTGACCGCGGTCGCGTCGGCCGGAATCACATCGCTCGGAGAGAAGCAGCCCGAGAGGCGCGAAAACTTCCTGTCCTTCGTGCGGCGCGTGGTGGACGAGTTTGCGGCCGAAGATGCCAACGCGCTGGTGCTGGTGGATTCCACCTCCGCCCGGTCGCTGTGGTCCTGGCTTTCCCACGAGAACATCTCTTCGGACATCTATCTCGAGGACGTCGCCGCCGCGCCTCCCTCGTTGTGGAAGAAACTGCGCTTCGTCCGCGTCAGAGAAGGGTCCGCCGGACGGCTTTCCGTTCTGACCGAGAGGAAATGGACGCCCGTCACGCGCGAGGGTCTGCCGGTCGCCGCCGACCCCGTCGAGGAAGTCTACACCACCGCCGCGGAGCGCCTCATCGAAAGTTTGCCCGAAGGAAACGCGCGGGCACGCCACTATCTGACTGCGCATGGCTTCGACGTCCGCAATCGCGGAGCTCGCCGGCAGTCCGTCTGA
- a CDS encoding recombinase family protein has protein sequence MTDHVRVRPGIPEEVAVVKWIFERFLQVKSEATIARELNRRAILTSTGVRWTRAAVNTVLRNENYIGNLTFNRRSRKLRRNCTCNPPELWITSERCIEPIIEREVFLKVNKIIEERRVDLTEEEMLARLRKTLLKEGRLSSAIIASTVGLPCASTYQTHFGSMMNVYRLIGYTPKRNYAFLESRPRWAEQEAKLGSHIAMAIRKAGGRITSSNRTDYLRVRGSVNISIRSALCCGRQNRAPYWSIKRRARLPQGWIAAIRLSEHNESVLDYVLLSADGKVKRTINFSERARVRRGIARFDTPDALARAIAKLVTLKDRCAPAPQDKRSRPKQLHTKNARARR, from the coding sequence ATGACTGATCACGTCCGAGTGCGACCCGGCATTCCCGAGGAAGTAGCCGTGGTGAAGTGGATCTTCGAGCGCTTTCTGCAGGTAAAGTCGGAAGCGACTATCGCCCGGGAGCTAAACCGGAGGGCCATACTCACAAGCACGGGAGTTCGGTGGACGCGCGCAGCGGTTAACACGGTGCTTAGAAACGAGAACTACATTGGAAACCTGACCTTCAACCGCCGATCACGCAAGCTGCGGCGGAACTGCACCTGCAATCCTCCCGAGCTTTGGATCACCAGCGAGAGATGTATCGAGCCGATCATCGAACGCGAAGTCTTCCTGAAAGTAAACAAGATCATTGAGGAACGGCGTGTCGATCTCACTGAAGAGGAGATGCTTGCCCGTCTACGCAAAACGCTGCTCAAGGAAGGGCGCCTGAGCTCTGCTATCATAGCCAGCACGGTCGGCCTTCCCTGCGCTTCCACCTATCAAACTCACTTCGGCAGCATGATGAACGTGTATCGGTTAATCGGCTACACTCCCAAGCGAAACTATGCATTTCTTGAGTCTCGTCCGCGCTGGGCGGAGCAAGAGGCCAAGCTGGGCTCTCACATCGCCATGGCCATCAGGAAAGCTGGTGGTCGCATCACCTCTAGCAACCGGACCGATTACTTGCGCGTGCGTGGATCGGTCAACATCTCAATTCGATCAGCCCTCTGCTGCGGAAGGCAAAATCGAGCGCCGTATTGGTCGATCAAGCGCAGGGCACGCCTGCCTCAGGGCTGGATCGCCGCCATCAGGCTGTCTGAGCATAACGAGTCAGTGCTCGATTACGTACTGCTGTCGGCCGACGGGAAAGTAAAACGAACCATAAACTTTTCTGAGAGGGCTCGCGTTCGTCGTGGAATCGCTCGCTTCGATACCCCTGACGCTTTGGCTCGAGCGATCGCCAAGCTAGTAACACTTAAAGACCGTTGTGCACCAGCACCACAGGACAAGCGATCGAGACCAAAGCAACTCCACACCAAGAACGCCCGCGCGCGGCGCTGA
- a CDS encoding tyrosine-type recombinase/integrase: MRVRLKGINWSIKKLADGTSKTYWYAWKGGPRIDAEPGTPEFMRLYNEAVSPYTTKTAETFSSLIDYFKDCCEYKDLGDKSKRAYDGYLKLVDTKFGSMPIGALEDKRARGDFKEFRDSFSDTPRKADYVWTTIARVLSVAKDRGKITVNVCERGGRLYDSDRSEIVWSAEDIRAFCSVASVELQAALLLALWTGQRQGDLLRLTWKDYDGTYIRMRQSKGRGSKGRRRVTIPVGPPLKAALDAALKEKRSAVTILVNSFGRPWTEDGFRTSWDKAFKKTSLKDLHFHDLRGTAVTRLALSNCSVPEIASITGHSMKTVQEILDTHYLGGRLELAESAIKKLSEVYG, encoded by the coding sequence ATGCGAGTGCGGCTGAAAGGGATCAACTGGTCCATAAAAAAGCTCGCTGACGGTACATCGAAGACCTACTGGTACGCTTGGAAAGGAGGTCCGCGCATTGACGCGGAACCCGGCACACCGGAGTTTATGCGCCTCTACAACGAAGCAGTGTCGCCGTACACAACGAAGACTGCCGAGACGTTTAGCTCGCTCATTGACTACTTCAAGGACTGTTGCGAGTACAAAGATCTCGGCGACAAGAGTAAGCGCGCTTACGATGGATATCTCAAGCTCGTCGATACCAAGTTTGGATCGATGCCAATCGGCGCTCTCGAAGACAAGCGCGCGAGGGGTGACTTCAAAGAGTTTCGTGATTCATTCTCCGATACGCCGCGCAAGGCGGACTACGTTTGGACAACGATTGCTCGTGTTCTGTCGGTTGCGAAGGATCGCGGCAAGATCACAGTGAACGTTTGCGAGCGCGGCGGGCGGCTTTATGACTCTGATCGATCGGAGATCGTGTGGAGCGCCGAGGACATCCGGGCCTTCTGCAGCGTTGCGTCCGTTGAGCTGCAGGCGGCTCTACTGCTTGCACTGTGGACGGGCCAGCGCCAAGGGGACCTGCTGCGCCTAACTTGGAAGGACTACGATGGCACGTACATCCGGATGCGTCAGTCTAAGGGACGCGGCAGCAAGGGCAGGCGCCGTGTAACCATACCGGTGGGGCCGCCGCTAAAGGCAGCGCTTGATGCTGCGCTCAAGGAAAAGCGCTCTGCAGTGACCATTTTGGTCAATTCGTTCGGACGGCCGTGGACGGAGGACGGCTTCAGGACGAGCTGGGACAAGGCCTTTAAGAAAACGTCCTTGAAGGACCTGCACTTCCATGATTTGCGCGGCACTGCTGTTACGCGTCTCGCGCTATCGAACTGCTCGGTGCCAGAGATCGCCTCGATCACCGGCCACTCGATGAAGACCGTGCAGGAGATCCTGGACACGCACTACCTGGGTGGCCGGCTCGAACTCGCGGAGTCAGCGATCAAAAAGCTGAGCGAAGTGTACGGGTAG
- a CDS encoding Spy/CpxP family protein refolding chaperone — translation MRKFTIAAIAVLSIAGSGVVYAQYHRPWMERFHHIRMNPEDRAAFVDARIAAVHAGLKLNADQEKLWPPVEAAVRDFAKLRIDRANARMNAGPGDTDKPEDPIARLRQRAEDMGASSAALKKIADAADPLYKTLDEGQKRRLAVLTRQRGPFGGGEDSPPRHFMERGMDRMMERGMEHFHRDRFDRDGGPDRDGEGRL, via the coding sequence ATGAGGAAGTTCACCATCGCTGCCATCGCCGTGCTCAGCATCGCCGGCTCGGGCGTGGTCTATGCTCAATATCATCGCCCGTGGATGGAGCGCTTCCATCACATCCGCATGAACCCCGAGGACCGCGCCGCCTTCGTCGACGCGCGGATCGCCGCCGTCCATGCCGGCCTGAAGCTCAATGCCGATCAGGAGAAGCTGTGGCCGCCGGTCGAGGCCGCCGTGCGCGATTTCGCCAAGCTGCGCATCGACCGCGCCAATGCGCGGATGAATGCCGGCCCGGGCGATACCGACAAGCCGGAGGATCCGATTGCGCGCCTGCGCCAGCGCGCCGAGGACATGGGCGCCAGTTCCGCGGCCCTGAAGAAGATCGCCGATGCCGCCGATCCGCTCTACAAGACGCTGGACGAGGGCCAGAAGCGGCGCCTCGCGGTGCTGACCCGCCAGCGCGGCCCATTCGGCGGCGGCGAGGACAGCCCGCCCCGCCACTTCATGGAACGCGGCATGGACCGCATGATGGAGCGCGGCATGGAGCACTTCCACCGTGACCGTTTCGACCGCGACGGCGGTCCGGACCGGGACGGCGAAGGCCGGCTCTAA
- a CDS encoding TRAP transporter substrate-binding protein translates to MRTFAIAASVAALALGLVGPASADPIIIKFSHVVATDTPKGKGAEKFKELAEKYTGGKVKVEVYPNSTLYKDKEELEALQLGSVQMLAPSNSKFGPLGIREFEVFDLPYILPDLKTLRKVTEGPLGAKLLKLLDAKGITGLAYWDNGFKQMSANKKLIAPADYQGVKFRIQSSRVLQAQFKALGSLPQVMAFSEVYQALQTGVVDGQENTWSNIYTQKMHEVQKYITETNHGYIGYVVIVNKKFWDDLPADIRDQLSKAMKEATAFSNAQSQKENDDALAEIKKSGKSEIIKLTGEQDEAMRKAMEPVYKDAASRVGQPLIDEFLKEAKSTTN, encoded by the coding sequence ATGCGCACCTTTGCGATCGCGGCCTCCGTCGCGGCTTTGGCCTTGGGCCTTGTCGGCCCCGCCAGCGCTGACCCGATCATCATCAAATTCAGCCACGTCGTCGCCACCGACACGCCGAAGGGCAAGGGGGCGGAGAAATTCAAGGAGCTCGCCGAGAAGTACACCGGCGGCAAGGTCAAGGTCGAAGTCTATCCGAACTCGACGCTCTACAAGGACAAGGAAGAACTCGAGGCGCTCCAGCTCGGCAGCGTGCAGATGCTGGCGCCGTCCAACTCGAAATTCGGTCCGCTCGGCATCCGCGAGTTCGAGGTGTTCGATCTGCCCTACATCCTTCCCGACCTGAAGACGCTGCGGAAGGTGACGGAAGGCCCGCTCGGCGCAAAGCTGCTTAAGCTGCTGGACGCCAAGGGCATCACGGGACTTGCCTATTGGGACAACGGCTTCAAGCAGATGAGCGCCAACAAGAAGCTGATCGCGCCTGCCGACTATCAGGGCGTGAAATTCCGCATCCAGTCCTCGCGCGTGCTCCAGGCCCAGTTCAAGGCGCTCGGCTCGCTGCCGCAGGTGATGGCGTTCTCGGAAGTCTACCAGGCACTCCAGACCGGCGTCGTCGACGGACAGGAGAACACCTGGTCGAACATCTATACCCAGAAGATGCACGAGGTGCAGAAGTACATCACCGAGACCAATCACGGTTACATCGGCTACGTCGTGATCGTGAACAAGAAGTTCTGGGACGATTTGCCGGCCGACATCCGCGACCAGCTTTCGAAGGCGATGAAGGAGGCAACCGCCTTCAGCAACGCGCAGTCGCAGAAGGAGAACGACGACGCGCTCGCCGAGATCAAGAAGAGCGGCAAGAGCGAGATCATCAAGCTCACGGGCGAGCAGGACGAGGCGATGCGCAAGGCGATGGAGCCGGTCTACAAGGACGCCGCAAGCCGCGTCGGCCAGCCGCTGATCGACGAATTCCTGAAGGAAGCCAAGAGCACGACCAACTGA
- a CDS encoding 2-isopropylmalate synthase has translation MATVNKSDKDRVIIFDTTLRDGEQCPGATMTFEEKLEVAELLDDMGVDVIEAGFPITSEGDFQAVSEIARRSKNSVIAGLSRAHPADIDRCAEAVKFAKRGRVHTVIATSPLHMRVKLNKTPEQVIETSVAMVARARNQIDDVEWSAEDGTRSEMDFLCRIVEAVIKAGATTVNIPDTVGYTVPEEYTHFMKTLIERVPNSDKAVFSVHCHNDLGMAVANSLAGVVGGARQVECTINGIGERAGNAALEEIVMAINVRNDKFPYWNKIDTTQLTRASKMVSAATSFPVQYNKAIVGRNAFAHESGIHQDGVLKDASTYEIMRPEMVGLKQSSLVLGKHSGRHAFVHKLEEMGYKLGPNQLEDAFTRMKALADRKKDIYDEDIEALVDEEMAASHDRIKLTSLTVIAGTHGPQRATMKLDVDGQIKIEEAEGNGPVDAVFNCIKRLVPHEAKLELYQVHAVTEGTDAQAEVSVRLSQDGRSMTARAADPDTLVASAKAYLGALNKIVMKRQRDTVTAAAAS, from the coding sequence ATGGCCACCGTGAACAAGTCCGACAAGGACCGCGTCATCATTTTCGACACCACGCTGCGCGACGGCGAGCAATGCCCCGGCGCTACCATGACCTTCGAGGAGAAGCTCGAGGTCGCCGAGCTCCTGGACGACATGGGCGTCGACGTCATCGAGGCCGGCTTCCCGATCACCTCCGAAGGCGACTTTCAGGCGGTCAGCGAGATCGCCCGCCGCTCCAAGAATTCGGTGATCGCCGGCCTGTCGCGCGCGCACCCGGCCGACATCGACCGCTGCGCCGAGGCGGTGAAGTTCGCCAAGCGCGGTCGCGTCCACACCGTGATTGCGACCTCGCCGCTGCACATGCGGGTGAAGCTGAACAAGACCCCGGAGCAGGTGATCGAGACCTCGGTCGCCATGGTCGCGCGCGCCCGCAACCAGATCGACGACGTCGAATGGTCGGCCGAGGACGGCACCCGCAGCGAGATGGACTTTCTGTGCCGCATCGTAGAGGCCGTGATCAAAGCCGGCGCCACCACGGTGAACATCCCCGACACCGTCGGCTACACGGTGCCGGAGGAATACACCCACTTCATGAAGACGCTGATCGAGCGCGTGCCGAACTCGGACAAGGCGGTGTTCTCCGTGCACTGCCATAACGACCTCGGCATGGCGGTGGCGAACTCGCTGGCCGGCGTGGTCGGCGGCGCGCGCCAGGTCGAGTGCACCATCAACGGCATCGGCGAGCGCGCCGGTAACGCGGCGCTCGAAGAGATCGTGATGGCGATCAACGTGCGCAACGACAAATTCCCGTACTGGAACAAGATCGACACCACGCAGCTCACCCGCGCCTCGAAGATGGTATCGGCGGCGACCTCGTTCCCGGTGCAGTACAACAAAGCCATCGTCGGCCGGAACGCGTTCGCGCATGAGAGCGGCATCCACCAGGACGGCGTGCTGAAGGACGCCTCCACCTACGAGATCATGCGCCCCGAGATGGTCGGCCTGAAGCAGTCCTCGCTGGTGCTGGGCAAGCATTCCGGCCGTCATGCCTTCGTGCACAAGCTGGAGGAAATGGGCTACAAGCTCGGCCCGAACCAGCTGGAAGATGCGTTCACGCGGATGAAGGCGCTGGCCGACCGCAAGAAGGACATCTACGACGAGGACATCGAGGCGCTGGTCGACGAGGAGATGGCGGCCTCGCACGACCGCATCAAGCTGACCTCGCTGACCGTGATCGCCGGCACCCACGGCCCGCAGCGCGCGACCATGAAGCTCGACGTCGACGGCCAGATCAAGATCGAGGAGGCCGAGGGCAACGGTCCGGTCGACGCGGTGTTCAACTGCATCAAGCGCCTGGTGCCGCACGAGGCCAAGCTCGAGCTGTACCAGGTTCACGCGGTGACCGAAGGCACCGACGCACAGGCCGAGGTCTCGGTGCGGCTGTCGCAGGACGGCCGTTCGATGACGGCGCGTGCGGCGGACCCGGATACGCTGGTGGCCTCCGCAAAGGCCTATCTCGGCGCGCTCAACAAGATCGTCATGAAGCGCCAGCGCGATACGGTGACGGCGGCAGCGGCGAGCTGA
- a CDS encoding SMP-30/gluconolactonase/LRE family protein — MTRQEARDGEQRDHDGALSRRTLVQGVVQGLALGAAATMAGAGSALAQTGPAAPPTTITTPPRDFGPRGAPTTYFWDPDIIAVDPSFNDLAQPNTAIKRLYTGVLWAEGPAWSAQGRYLLWSDIPNNRQMRWSEDDGRVSVFRAPSNNSNGNSFDFQGRQLSCEHLTRRVTRYEHDGTATVLADSYQGKKLNSPNDIAAHPDGSYWFTDPPYGGQLYEGEPDVAGDPSNAGGKLNPRIGQPAGFVAGKRELPTNCYRIDPSGRIDLVVTEDQVPDPNGLCFSPDYKKLYIASTGKGPGDTGAGGKGEIFVFDVGSDNKLSNPRKFSDCVIDGVKCGPDGLRCDVNGNVWASSNAGRAVGYNGVTVWSPDGKLLGRIRLPEVCGNVCFGGPKRNRLFMAASQSLYAVYTATQGAGPG; from the coding sequence ATGACACGCCAAGAGGCTCGTGACGGAGAGCAGCGTGACCACGATGGTGCGCTTTCACGACGAACACTCGTCCAAGGAGTTGTACAAGGACTTGCACTCGGCGCCGCCGCCACAATGGCCGGAGCCGGCTCCGCGCTGGCGCAGACCGGCCCCGCCGCACCGCCAACGACGATCACCACCCCGCCGCGCGACTTCGGCCCCCGTGGCGCGCCGACCACTTATTTCTGGGACCCCGACATCATCGCCGTCGATCCGTCCTTCAACGATCTCGCGCAACCCAACACCGCGATCAAGCGGCTCTACACCGGTGTGCTCTGGGCCGAGGGCCCGGCCTGGAGCGCGCAAGGACGTTATCTGCTGTGGAGCGACATTCCCAACAACCGTCAGATGCGCTGGAGCGAGGACGACGGTCGCGTCAGCGTGTTTCGTGCGCCGTCCAACAATTCCAACGGCAACTCATTCGACTTCCAGGGCCGCCAGCTTTCCTGCGAACACCTGACGCGTCGGGTGACGCGCTATGAGCATGACGGCACCGCCACCGTGCTCGCGGACTCCTATCAGGGCAAGAAGCTGAACTCGCCGAACGACATCGCCGCGCATCCCGACGGCAGCTACTGGTTCACCGATCCGCCCTATGGCGGCCAGCTCTACGAAGGCGAGCCCGACGTCGCAGGCGACCCGAGCAATGCAGGCGGCAAGCTCAATCCGCGGATCGGACAACCCGCCGGCTTCGTGGCAGGCAAGCGCGAGTTGCCGACCAACTGCTATCGCATCGACCCTTCGGGCCGCATCGACCTCGTCGTCACCGAAGACCAGGTGCCAGATCCGAACGGCCTCTGCTTCTCACCCGATTACAAGAAGCTCTACATCGCCTCGACCGGCAAGGGACCGGGCGACACCGGAGCGGGCGGCAAGGGCGAGATCTTCGTGTTCGACGTCGGCAGCGACAACAAGCTCTCTAACCCCAGGAAGTTCAGCGATTGCGTGATCGACGGCGTGAAGTGCGGGCCGGATGGCCTGCGCTGTGACGTCAACGGCAATGTCTGGGCCTCCAGCAATGCCGGCCGCGCCGTCGGCTACAACGGCGTGACGGTGTGGTCACCGGACGGCAAGCTGCTCGGCCGCATCCGCCTGCCGGAAGTGTGCGGCAACGTCTGCTTCGGTGGCCCCAAGCGCAACCGCCTGTTCATGGCCGCGAGCCAGTCGCTCTACGCGGTCTACACGGCAACGCAAGGCGCCGGCCCGGGCTGA
- a CDS encoding NAD(P)/FAD-dependent oxidoreductase, translating into MRVVICGGGVIGACTAWFLRRGGIDVIVVERTEVAAAASGKAGGFLAGDWCAGTPLDALARRSFALHGQLPEQIAGDWGYRAMSAYSGFVAADSDPRRDSPSALGWLSDGVIIAQRIGTPKTTAIVHPGKFTSATMNGALALGAELRLGRVTGIVRDADEIAAKGVEVEGSVIEADAVVIAMGPWSLLAAQWMSLPAVYGQRSPSIVYDTGADVPADALFLEHEDGGNAVSIEVFPRADGSTHITALSDVAPLPLDPAAVTPDQDAIARLQAMSERLSPLFRPEKIIARQACFRPVTQDGLPLIGKVPQSEGLYVATGHNVWGILNAPATGEALAQLIAEGTTQIDLSPFDPARLGPLDPSLLQTH; encoded by the coding sequence ATGCGTGTAGTGATCTGCGGCGGCGGCGTGATCGGCGCATGCACTGCTTGGTTTCTGCGGCGCGGCGGCATCGACGTCATTGTGGTGGAGCGGACAGAGGTCGCGGCCGCAGCCTCCGGCAAGGCTGGTGGCTTCCTGGCGGGCGACTGGTGCGCCGGCACGCCGCTCGATGCGCTGGCGCGGCGTAGCTTTGCGCTTCACGGACAACTGCCGGAGCAGATCGCGGGCGATTGGGGCTATCGCGCGATGTCCGCATATAGCGGATTCGTTGCAGCCGATAGTGATCCTCGCCGGGACTCACCATCCGCGCTCGGCTGGCTGAGTGACGGCGTCATCATCGCACAGCGCATCGGCACGCCAAAAACCACTGCGATTGTCCATCCCGGAAAATTCACGTCGGCCACGATGAATGGGGCACTCGCGCTAGGTGCGGAGCTTCGCCTCGGCCGCGTCACCGGCATCGTGCGCGACGCAGATGAAATAGCCGCAAAGGGCGTCGAGGTCGAGGGCAGCGTGATCGAGGCGGACGCCGTCGTCATCGCCATGGGACCATGGTCGCTGCTGGCCGCACAATGGATGAGCCTGCCTGCGGTCTACGGCCAGCGCAGCCCGAGCATCGTGTACGACACCGGCGCGGACGTGCCGGCCGATGCGCTGTTCCTCGAGCATGAGGACGGCGGCAACGCCGTGTCGATCGAGGTTTTCCCGCGCGCCGATGGTAGCACGCATATCACGGCACTCTCCGACGTCGCGCCGCTGCCGCTCGATCCCGCAGCCGTGACGCCCGACCAGGACGCGATCGCGCGCCTGCAGGCGATGAGCGAGCGGCTGTCGCCGCTGTTCCGGCCCGAGAAGATCATCGCGCGGCAGGCCTGCTTCCGCCCGGTGACGCAGGACGGCTTGCCGTTGATCGGCAAGGTGCCGCAGAGCGAGGGTCTCTACGTTGCGACCGGACACAATGTCTGGGGCATTCTCAACGCACCCGCCACCGGTGAGGCGTTGGCGCAGCTGATCGCCGAGGGGACAACGCAGATCGACCTCTCACCATTCGATCCCGCTCGCCTCGGCCCGCTCGATCCGTCGCTGCTGCAAACGCACTGA
- a CDS encoding branched-chain amino acid ABC transporter permease, with amino-acid sequence MRAFQILIDGFAISALYALGATGFTLIFGVSGVLNLSHGAIMVAAAVAAWAAASILNVGTYAGALIGVGVALLTAFTTYFAVVKPIQDSRRIPNEEKEIFVLTGTLLWGIMIQELIAYFFTNNAKTVLPIVDGVVEILGVRTPRNEIFTAIVCCLVIALLWLLVNRTRTGKAVLAASMNPRGVTLLGLELTNIYIVVWAIYGILAGIAGVLLGMFLGVSSYSVGPLTASAFSIVVLGGLGSVSGSLIAAFVVGYLETLTAYLLSPAYRTIPALLLLVFVMYIRPQGLLGRR; translated from the coding sequence ATGCGAGCATTCCAGATTTTGATCGATGGCTTTGCCATCAGCGCTCTTTACGCTCTCGGTGCAACCGGCTTCACGCTGATCTTCGGCGTCTCGGGCGTGCTCAACCTCTCTCACGGTGCCATCATGGTGGCCGCAGCGGTGGCGGCCTGGGCCGCCGCCAGCATCCTCAATGTCGGCACCTATGCCGGCGCGCTGATCGGCGTCGGCGTCGCGCTTCTCACCGCCTTCACTACCTATTTCGCGGTGGTGAAGCCGATCCAGGATTCGCGGCGCATCCCGAACGAGGAAAAGGAGATCTTCGTCCTCACCGGCACCCTGCTGTGGGGCATCATGATCCAGGAGCTGATCGCCTATTTCTTCACCAACAACGCCAAGACCGTGCTGCCGATCGTCGACGGCGTGGTCGAGATCCTCGGCGTCCGCACGCCGCGCAACGAGATTTTCACGGCGATCGTCTGCTGCCTGGTCATCGCGCTGCTGTGGCTCCTGGTGAACCGCACCCGCACCGGCAAGGCCGTGCTGGCGGCGTCGATGAACCCGCGCGGTGTCACCCTGCTCGGGCTCGAGCTCACCAACATCTACATCGTGGTCTGGGCGATCTATGGCATTTTGGCCGGCATTGCCGGTGTGCTGCTCGGCATGTTCCTAGGAGTCAGCTCCTACAGCGTCGGTCCGCTGACCGCGAGCGCGTTCTCGATCGTCGTGCTCGGCGGGCTCGGCAGCGTCTCCGGCTCGCTGATCGCGGCCTTCGTGGTCGGCTATCTCGAAACCCTGACGGCTTACCTGCTCTCGCCGGCCTACCGCACCATCCCGGCGCTGCTGCTGCTCGTCTTCGTGATGTACATCCGGCCCCAGGGCCTTCTGGGGAGGCGCTGA